A genomic stretch from Hemicordylus capensis ecotype Gifberg chromosome 1, rHemCap1.1.pri, whole genome shotgun sequence includes:
- the LOC128340599 gene encoding cyclin-dependent kinases regulatory subunit 2-like: MAHKQIYYSDKYFDENYEYVMLPRELSKQVPKTHLISEKEWRRLGVQQSLGWVLYMIHEPKPHILLFRKPLPKGQQK, translated from the coding sequence atggCCCACAAGCAGATCTATTACTCAGACAAATACTTTGATGAGAACTATGAGTATGTGATGTTACCAAGGGAGCTCTCAAAGCAAGTACCAAAGACTCATCTAATATCTGAAAAAGAATGGAGAAGACTTGGTGTTCAGCAGAGCCTTGGCTGGGTCCTCTATATGATTCACGAACCAAAACCGCACATCCTCCTTTTTAGAAAACCACTTCCTAAAGGCCAGCAGAAATGA